The stretch of DNA atttcagtacagtgctgtaaaaataacaCTAGgtggagccccaggagcaaaagacCCAAATCTTACCTTATGTTCCTTTAAGCTAAAGAAATCAAACAGATGATGAACAGACCTGTGATGCAACCCCACAATttagttaaaataaaagtaactCAGCATAGCTTTTCTACTCAGGCAACAAATACGCACTCATGTTAGCTTTGGCTAACGTTAGGACGAGAAATATTTCCTGATGAGAGGGCGGCTGTGCAgacactgggatgccatgttCTTAAAGACCAATGCAACCAAAAATATATTCACATATCACAACTGTGGtgacacaacaacaacaacaacaatcccCTTTGGAGGAAGAGTTTTCTCACTCCATTTTATGTTAAATTTCCCCCACAATGAAAACTCAGGGACATTTATGCACCCAGGACAGCTGAAGATGAAACAGGCCCGAGAGTCAAAATCTAAAAATCACAATTATATTTAAAGCTGCTTTATCTCTGAGAAAAGAAAGCAAAGATACAAAAAGGAGGGAAAAATAACTAGTAATCATTCGTCTAAATTACTAGCTCTAGAAATGCAGGCTACTAATattatattccagtcaaataaACGAGTGTAAACCATCTGCATATTACAAAAAATGTTAGGATTTTATATCCATAAATGGGAAAAGTGAACGCTAACACTAAGCTAattctggaattttttggttaTCTTTAGCTTATCCTCAGctacaccacacacagcagtgaCTCTGGGATCTGGAACCTAGGACATGCAGGAGCCTCTAGGGCCCTGGCTGAAAGAGGCCATCAGGGACAGGCCCTCAACGCTGACAACTAATCTGAAGTGTTCTGCTTCTGACCAGCATTTAAGCCTTTGTTTCAATGACACTGGATGTGCATTCCGCTTCTAACCCCCAACCAGCCTCAGCACGTTCAACATTAAAAAGAGAAACCCCTTTTCATTGGTCACCGATGCAGATataacatctttaaaaaaaaatatctacaCATAAGAtctcaacaacaaaaataaaactccaAATAACACACCAAATATTTGTTATTATCTGTGCTTGGTCCCCCCCTAAAAAACtatcaaaaataataatcaaacaAAGACAATTCTCAAAAGAGACAAAAGAAAGTGACGTGGGTCCACAACATTGAGACAATGGCATGGTGGAATGCGCCCCCTGGTGGTAATAGACTAGAGTAAAAGACTATGAGAGATATGAATCCAACAAAATGCCTCTTTCATCaataaaatccatccatccatccattatctgtaaccgcttatccaatttagggtcgcggggggtccagagcctacctggaatcattgggcgcaaggcgggaatacaccctggaggggacgccagtccttcacagggctcatCAATAAAATAAACGTGTTAAAACACTTTCTCTATTAAAAAAACGGTGACAGATCTTTTGTCCGAATACGAAGAAAAACAGGGTTTAAGAATAcgtaaaacaacataaaataaagATCTCATTCACATTGTGCAGACCTTAACATCACTTATATAAGACTTGTCAAAATAAAGGTTTTCCTTCATGTCGTGAAAGAAAACATAGCTCACAACGACAAAGAAAAAGGAACAACCAAACTACAAACTCTGCAAAAGGATTTACGAAtttctctaaattcaggagaaaaTGCACTGCATCTGTTGTCTTCACTGGGCACATAAAGCTCCGTACCTGCACGGGGTGAAAAGAAATAGTACTGGTGAGTTTCAAGTACTTTAACAAACAACAGTGttgataaaaatgacatttcaattccttcaagataAAGTTATCTACATACTTCAATCCTATATTTAGTTCCATATTCTGGCCTCTATAAAAACCTCCTTCCAGGCCTTCCCTCACCTTTCCTCATCCatgttctcctcctcctcatagCTGCCCTCATCCAAGTCCAGATCCAACTCTGTCCCGATACCAGAGTCCAGTGGAGCCATAAAAAGACTGTATACAAATGCAAGAAAATAGTCAACACACAGCTGCAAATGCcctattttatttaatagatTTATTTATGTGACAAGCTTGGTCAAGTTTTTGAATCCATAACGATGTTACACACTGTTTATGCAATCGTATGCTCATTAACACAGAGTTGAGCAGTGCCACAAGACGTTTACCTAACACAGCGGCATGTAAAGAACACAATCCTCTTGAGCTTCTTGTTGTAGAAGAAATAGTTGAAGGACCACAGGTTGCCTTCTTCTCCATAGGGGTCTGAATCAAGGTCTGGTTTATAACTGAAACAAGAAAACGAGACAAAGGTGAGAGGATGTAAACACAAagtcaaataattttttttaaatgttacaatCATCTCAGAATAAGGCAGTGTCAATGAATTTCTAGACACCAGCTCAATCTCACTATTCTCCAACAGACCTTACATTACCGAGTCTTAATTAACCCTCCGGCTCCTGGATCAGTAACTGCATCCAGTTTCCCACTGCATTAGTACGCAGGGCTCTCTGGAGGTTATGCATGTGACACTAACATCCACAAATACAGAGTGTGGAGCATCAGCTTCTGATTAACCAAGCAATTATTCTAATTAGTTAGTACTCTGTGAAAAGACTCCTCTCAATCATCTCATTACAATAGCTATACACTCCTAGTCCCACGTGTAACATTTGGACAAAACGGTAAATTTAGATGCACATATGGATACCTTTTTGAATTTTTCATtcaaaaaaactttaaaagtgATCTGGGGCCTgacatgcttttgtcaaatcACCACAAGGCTCAAACAGCACAGCACCAGTCTAAACCTTAATAACCAGCCATGTTCAGAACCCgtctcagcacctgttcctttaaagctcaCTTTAATCCGAGCACACCGTAGTGAGAAATGTctgagcagaagctctggttatTAAACATTTTCACTTCTCTCTTCTCATTTTCAGCATTTCTGCTCAGTGGTGATGGTGTTTAGTGCTTCCCTGCACGCAAAATATAGCatacacaatatatataaataattatatttacacaAATCCTGTGTAATCGAATGTTTCAAGATGTCACCAGCTAAGAAAAGTGAACTAAACTGTCAAATTAGCCTATATTTTTATGTAagttatttaatgttaaatgcCATTTTAAACTGTATATTGGTGAAGTTGCGTCTACTTTAGTGCCAGCACCATTCGGCCTGTTAACAGATTTGACACTGAGCTGTGATTGTGATTGTTCATGTAGTTTAATATAAACCTTTTCATTTCAGGAATCTAAGATAAGTCATTTGGGCTGAgacttgtgtttattattagtttataaGCAGTTCATTCTGCTTAGACCTTCAAAAATCTGTACTTTGATGACGATGATGTCCATTTACAAGAGCCCTTCAGTAAACATTTGCTGCATTAAGTCGACTGGTGGAATTAGCTCAGGGGTTCATTTACAGTAGAGGTTACACTTCAAGAAGAATAATGCTAAAATAGATGGACATTTCCAGCTCCATTTTGTTGAAAACAAAACCATATTTCGTGCCTCTCCAGAATACACTGTAGGTTTGGTCATGACGATTCATTCTACCTGTAGATATCACATTCAGCCAGGCTGATCTCATTGTCAATGGCTTCCCAAAGCTGAGGCTGCAGGCGGCTGTATGCCTCCCCAGCGGCTGCAGCCAAACTACTGTTGACTGCATTAAATACCTGAGGAAACAGCAGAACATAAAACAGACCGTATTATTATTACTTCTTGTTACGGAGCACAATAACATACAGAAATTTTGAGGTGCCAGGCAAAACGTAAACAAAAATCATGTGCATATCATAACTATATTTATATAGTTGACTACTGATTATTGTTGATTATTCAGAATGACTGCATGTAGTTAAAGTTTCCTTACCCAGTTGACACTTGGCTCTCTACTGAAGTCATGGCCTCTGGTGCGGCTGAAGTCGTAGTCTGGCCTGAAAGACTCATTAAGAGTGGCGATCAAGTAGAACAGAGTCTTCCTGCTGCACTTATCTGACAGAGGACCCTCCCCTTCATCACCACTTTGACTGTGACTCAGCCTgaaacacaagcacaaaaaacACAGTGGAATAAACAATCACCCACACATGATTTCTGTCATTAAAACCCTGATTTAAAAGAGTAATGCTCTTACTTATTTGGGCTGATTCCAGAGGTCTGTGGAGGCGACAGTGGTTCCAGCACATGAGGCAGTCCTTCCTGACAGAACTGCTTAAACATCTGCTTGTCTTCACCTGCCATTTTGCAGGAGTAACTTTCAATCCTAGGGAAATTTGTTACACGACAGGATCAGATTTATTCTCATCATCTTGATTAGATTAAAATTGactgacatgaaatgtaaagtatGTCTGAGCAACTCTGAGCTATTCTAGCCCAAGGTCAAGTAAAATATATGTTATTACTATTATATAACGTGTTTGATGTTtataatttgcattttattattatgctATATTTCTACAACCGACAGAACAGTTACAGAAACATTACTGCCAACTTACCGTCCTATTATCTTGCAGTCTCCAGTCTCTATAGTTAGTTGAGTGTTTATAGCCTCGAAGCTAGAATTTTCTAAGAGTTTCATGGTGTGTCCGTGTTGGTAGCTATGCTATATTTTGATTAATGAAAGGAAACTGCCTCAGTCGCACACCAAGCGAGTTACAATCAGATAAACAGTTAAAAACAGCGGGAAAGCGTAAACAAGGTTCAAACTTTGAGCGTTAACGCTTTATCTGCGCAAAACTCGACACTGAAATCCCACAAAAAAGGGACTAACGTTACGAAAACACCGTTATCTCCCCAgctcaagtctctctctctcagcagtgttttgttttgaatgaAGCCACCGCCGCTGGTGAAGCAAATCAGTTACAACAAAAACCTGTTCTCCGATTCCCCCAAATTTCACAAAATCATACACCGCTTCCCGTTATTTAGGAACGTGTTAAAAATATTTGTCGCGGGCTTCTCGTACTTCTGTGTCTAATAAATATGTCCTCctttttactgtggaatttccaGTACCTTCCATTAAACAGGCTAAAATTAGGAGGAAAATTATACATCCCAGCTACTGAATCAGCGCTTAGGCAGAATCGCAAGGCTTATACAAGCCCCTTTCTTCGATGTATCGTTGCTTTGAATAAATACACTACTTTTGAATATGTAAGTTTCCGTTCTAATATCAACTCCGCTTTTCCCTGGCGCTGATCTCTGTTGGTGAAACTGAAGATGACGGCTTTTTAGCTTACTGCCCCCTGCAGGACAGGAGCATTCATGCGCCCAGCCATAACAATAAAACCACCTGCCTCATTGTTCAGGACAGGTAGTCTGGTATATAGCttacatcttcaaaatcattgtggtaATTCCCTGACCCATACTACTCTGAGTTCAgcaccacagaaactgcacagtgTAACTTTTTGGAGAAGGGTTGGAAACCACCCCCACTCCCTCTCCATCTAGACTGATGTCagtacagtgttgtaaaaattaattacacgaaaatacaacattttacctagtgttcctttaagtttgAGCTTCACATTAATTACACTGTCACATCAATGTCAAAGGAAGTGGgcactttttctttatttttccccaaacagGGTGTGATTAACGCCTTCTATGTGTGTTTGATGCACCATCTTGTAAATCTGCATTAGACAGCACTTTTGTGATGGTGCTGAACACAAATGACATCCAAGCAACTCATTCACACAAGAAAACTTCACAAACCCTGTCAGGAACTGACATGATTAGCTGAAACATTTTTGACAGTACTAAAAGTAAGCACCTTCATATTTATTAACAAGATGTAATATGTAAAGGCGGCActgtggctcagcaggtaggtgtcggagtcacacagctccaggggcctggaggttgtgggttcgagtcccaattcgggtgactgtctgtgagtgtggtgtgttcttcctgtgtctgcgtgggtttcctccgggtgactgtctgtgaggagtgtggtgtgttctccccgtgtccgcgtgggtttcctccgggtgactgtctgtgaggagtgtggtgtgttctccccgtgtccgcgtgggtttcctccgggtgactgtctgtgaggagtgtggtgtgttctccccgtgtccgcgtgggtttcctccgggtgactgtctgtgaggagtgtggtgtgttctccccgtgtccgcgtgggtttcctccgggtgactgtctgtgaggagtgtggtgtgttctccccgtgtccgcgtgggtttcctccgggtgactgtctgtgaggagtgtggtgtgttctccccgtgtccgcgtgggtttcctccgggtgactgtctgtgaggagtgtggtgtgttctccccgtgtccgcgtgggtttcctccgggtgactgtctgtgaggagtgtggtgtgttctccccgtgtccgcgtgggtttcctccgggtgactgtctgtgaggagtgtggtgtgttctccccgtgtccgcgtgggtttcctccgggtgactgtctgtgaggagtgtggtgtgttctccccgtgtccgcgtgggtttcctccgggtgactgtctctgaggagtgtggtgtgttctccccgtgtccgcgtgggtttcctccgggtgactgtctctgaggagtgtggtgtgttctccccgtgtccgcgtgggtttcctccgggtgactgtctgtgaggagtgtggtgtgttctccccgtgtccgcgtgggtttcctccgggtgactgtctgtgaggagtgtggtgtgttctccccgtgtccgcgtgggtttcctccgggtgactgtctgtgaggagtgtggtgtgttctccccgtgtccgcgagggtttcctccgggtgactgtctgtgaggagtgtggtgtgttctccccgtgtccgcgtgggtttcctccgggtgactgtctgtgaggagtgtgatgtgttctccccgtgactgcgtgggtttcctccgggtgactgtctgtgaggagtgtggtgtgttctccctgtgtccgcgtgggtttcctccgggtgactgtctgtgaggagtgtggtgtgttctccctgtgtccgcgtgggtttcctccgggtgactgtctgtgaggagtgtggtgtgttctccctgtgtccgcgtgggtttcctccaggtgactgtctgtgaggagtgtggtgtgctcactctgtgtctgcgtggtttttcctccaggtgttccggtttcctcgcacagtccaaaaacacacattagtagatggattggcgactcaaaagtgtgtgtgtgtgtgtgtctgtgtggggccctgtgaagaactggtgccccctccagcgtgttttcccgccttgcacgcaatgattccgggtaggctctggacccaccgcgaccctgaactggataagggttacagataatgaatgaatgaatgtaatatgtACTAGGACAGGGCATTGCTGGGAACCAGTCATTTATGTAGAAATAAATACACTGACATATGGTCTGGTTGATAACAATGATGTATGTAAATTATGTCCAGTCACAGGCTCATTTGAAAATACTGAGTAAACCACACGTTCTTGTGTTGAGGCCTATGATCTGGTGAATTTGCCTGTTTTCCTTTAATGTTAACATATGAGCTAACTGTACtgtaaaatatagagcagaaaaTGAAAGGCTTGTTGCTTACTGAAATGAATCTATGCGTTTTTACTGGGAATTGTAATCAATGATCTTAACAACTTTCTATAACGCTGTAATGTTAAGCCCAGCTTAGCTGTGAACTATGGTGAATGGTGTTGGAGAATTAGTAATGTATACAGCTGAAGGGGCGCGAGGTCGAGGTGAGCCTACACTCCTTTTTGCTCACCTTTCAACAACGTCTTCAAAGTGTACACTTCAAACAAGGGCGTAGGGCTTAAGGAAAAACTGGGACACGGGAAACATTTCCGTCCGTCGTGAGGCGCCAGCGCCATTTTGTCAGGTTACTATACGAGGAGACCGGGAAGGAGCAGCAGTGCTTTTGGATGAAATCAAATTTTAAGTTCTAAGACCCATATAACCGGTAAATTCCTTATTTATTTGTATCATGTCTATTTTACCTTTCAGTGTAACCTTTCTCGAAAGTGGTTAGGTATGTAGTGTTAGTTAAAGTTGGCGGAATTGTCACGATGTCGCTAGAACTGTTAGCTTATATAACGATAGCTCGTCGCGAAGTTTTAggtaaatattgttttattaaaaactaACGGTTCGCTTCAATTTAATAGcgcttaaaaacaaaatatcaacACTTTTCACATATATAACGAGATTCCACCACGAACAAATGAACGCCTATATGTGATTTGCTGGCTTTGTTAGCCGTGTGTAACTACACAAGAACAACCCAGGCCCTTATTTACAGAAATTCACGGGACTGTTCAATAAATTACTTTTGTCAAGTGTTACACCTTGCACGTGTTAGGAATATTTCTGCTGGGGTGTTACAGTAAGATATAGTGGTACGATATAACCCAGAAACAAATTTTGCCCATAGAAAGCGAATGACTTCCTACTCGTATTAATTACAGTGAAAAAAGGCCCTTAATCCTGTTCGTTGTCTTCCAAGTTCAGCGGATCAGGTAGCACTGGCTCACTAAGTATTTCCTGTTCCGATGTTTAATTTTGAACCCAATCAATCGCACTAACTGGTCATTTGCATATTAATAAGATCCTTTGATTGTTGTTTTAGCGAGCAACATTTTTTAGCCGTGACTATAACAATGATTCAGCTGTCAGTTTTTGCACAAACAAGTCTGAAGACAACTCCTGTGAGTTTGGAAATGATGTTAATGTATTTCAGAAGAGTCAAAATGTTGGCCTGCGTagagcaaacaaaacaaatgcaagTACTGCAGAAATACCTGGAGCCTGGTTAAGAAACTCTAATCCATTATTCAAATCTGAAAGGATAGTGGTGACCTCTAAACTTCACAGAGGAAATATGGTTGGAAAGAAATGACCATGATCATAGTGAGGTGGAATGGTAAAATCCTTGTGGATAAGGGGGGGCGGGGGAGCCTTGGAAAAAGTCAGGTTGTCGGATATGTCAGTTTACCTTAATCAACATGGATGGGTGCTTCTGAGTAAGAAATGTGTAGTAACCAAAGATAGTAACGTTCCAACAAACAACA from Hoplias malabaricus isolate fHopMal1 chromosome 5, fHopMal1.hap1, whole genome shotgun sequence encodes:
- the maf1a gene encoding repressor of RNA polymerase III transcription MAF1 homolog produces the protein MKLLENSSFEAINTQLTIETGDCKIIGRIESYSCKMAGEDKQMFKQFCQEGLPHVLEPLSPPQTSGISPNKLSHSQSGDEGEGPLSDKCSRKTLFYLIATLNESFRPDYDFSRTRGHDFSREPSVNWVFNAVNSSLAAAAGEAYSRLQPQLWEAIDNEISLAECDIYSYKPDLDSDPYGEEGNLWSFNYFFYNKKLKRIVFFTCRCVSLFMAPLDSGIGTELDLDLDEGSYEEEENMDEERYGALCAQ